In Dioscorea cayenensis subsp. rotundata cultivar TDr96_F1 unplaced genomic scaffold, TDr96_F1_v2_PseudoChromosome.rev07_lg8_w22 25.fasta BLBR01000629.1, whole genome shotgun sequence, the DNA window TGATCGgtagtttggaaaaaaaaaaattgctaaaaaaagaAGTAATCACAAAACATTTggagaaaatcaatcaaaaggaGGGGCATGCAAGTCAGCGCAAAGTTACAAAGATTTGGAGACCACTTTGGAACCTTTCGAGGATGAAAAACTCATTTCCCTCATATAAAAATTCCACCAAGAAAAATCCAACAACTCATCAGCAGGTACAACTGCATGAATAGATGGTAAGCAGGGCACTTGTTTTGAGAGAAGCCAGGAAAAAACTGAGTTTGGGAGCCCTGTCTGCGCTACTGAAAACCCTGTTAATTTACAGGTACGTGCTTATTAGGTGTCGCTCTGTTATTTATAGTTGTGGTAGTGTGTGATTTATAAAGGACAAAGGTTTTCCTGTAGTGCTTTTGCAATAGATGCTAGATTGTTGGCTTCCTTGATTGCATGTATTCAAGTTTAGTTGGTTCCTGTATTGTGTTAAGTGTGATCCTTGGTAGCATTCACaagtaaattttttgttttacaagTAACATGGATAACTCACGTAGTGGAATTAAACTCTCACGACTTCTGAGTTGAGAGTTACCAACTACCTTATTGTAGTGGTGATGCATTCAGTATTTTCACTCATGAgcattaattgtattttatatatatatatatattttttttatgtattatagCTCCTCCATTAACCCACCAACACCGCATTTGTGGATTTAGTTTATTAGTTTGCTAAAGAATAGCGCATCAGctcattttgtattttattttattttattttattttattttattattgctatttgaattttgaattattgCAACTATATTTTTACTTGGTCAAACTGCTTTTGTATATAATTGTAATTGTTCAGATAGGGAACACAGTACAAAATTCCTTCTTGAGCATCTTTTGTTTCATTCTGCTTTTTACTGATCGGTTCgtatgaattattttttctacATGGAAGTTGATATAACAagcaattttattaaataaataaccagAGAAGAGATTGTATTAGTCATTAGTTTATGTTAACAGAAACTAAATTGATTTGTCCTCTTGTTTTAAGAGAAGCCTCATACTGCATCACTTGAATTTATAAGCATAATAGGATAGGATCAATAGGAAAATGATCACTGAAAGTTAATGATACTGCAAACAAACCCTATTGTTCTTTGCAACAGAGTCATAGGTGGAGATTGCACATCATAACAGTTCACAAGTACTGAGTTTCTTCTTAGTTCTATTTTGAATCTCTGATAGCAGGAGTCTCATGGATCAAGCAAGCTCTTGGTTCTTCTCTACAATTCTCACTTCCTTTGCTCCTTGAAGAATAGCTGccttttttttactcaaaaaaaatatataataaaataaaataaaataataagcaaAGACTGGTTTAACAAGACAATCTGCAGTTTGGATGCATCAAACTTCAACATCACAATGCATTGCATGCAGTGGCACTAACCTGATCTTTTGTCATTTGAACAGCAAAACCATCAACAATAGCCAAAGAATACATCTTCTTgtaagtgtttggttggaggagcTTATTTAGCAGTAAATCATGCTTGGTGCTCAGATATAAATCAAGCTCATGACCTCCTTGTTTTGATCTACCAAGATGCCAACAATATAACATTATATCATAATATATGAATGACAAAGCAGAACAAGCAGAAGATTaagaagcagagaagaagttgaGACCTATTCTTTTGTAGGCGCTCATACTCTGGATCAAAgttcatgaaaacaaaatacacTTCTCTACCTTTGCTTTCCATTGCCACAATATGGTAATCTTCTAAGTACATGAGCAATCTATTTTTGTGGAACTCCTATTTAAACACAATTCTGTCCTTTTCTCTCTGAACACGTGGATAAACTACATACGTAAAATGTGTAAGTGTATAAACTgttcataattaaaaattaaagaaagctGTTAAACCAGATAATAACCtccactataataaaaaaaaaaccaattggTTCAGGTAGTTAGCggcacaaaaaataaatttttcgtGTGATGTAAAGTAGTGAGGGTTCGAATTCTCGTTGGAAAAATTAACTAAATCTTCGTTgaaaaaattaactcaaaaataatattgtatatgGCATAAAAATAGACgcttattgttaaaaaaaaaaaaatagataataactCATGTGAGtcatcttctttctcatttGCGTGTTGAAGTTAAAACTCTCTTGGATATTTTCAGCATTATCTTTAAGTTTTTAAAGCT includes these proteins:
- the LOC120254788 gene encoding subtilisin-like protease SBT2.5 — translated: MESKGREVYFVFMNFDPEYERLQKNRSKQGGHELDLYLSTKHDLLLNKLLQPNTYKKMYSLAIVDGFAVQMTKDQAAILQGAKEVRIVEKNQELA